One stretch of Clavibacter californiensis DNA includes these proteins:
- a CDS encoding aldo/keto reductase: MSGGVLRTSIPSVAMGDGVPIPQFGVGTYKVSDGDAERIVADALEVGYRHIDTAAMYGNEEGVGRAIRASGIPRDELFVTTKVWNDDHGRERAAEAMRRSLDRLGMPAVDLILIHWPAAERGLYVETWEALAAARADGLTRSIGVSNFLVPHLEALDAAGLPAPAVDQIELHPRHQQRATTEYLAEHGIAVQAWSPLARGAVADAPVVRDAARAHDRTDAQVVLRWHVQRGTIVFPKTTRRERLVENADVFDFALTDDEMAGITALEAAGRVGSHPDQVV, translated from the coding sequence GTGAGCGGCGGGGTCCTCCGCACCTCCATCCCCTCGGTCGCGATGGGCGACGGCGTCCCGATCCCGCAGTTCGGCGTGGGCACGTACAAGGTGTCGGACGGGGATGCCGAGCGGATCGTCGCCGACGCGCTCGAGGTCGGCTACCGGCACATCGACACCGCGGCCATGTACGGCAACGAGGAGGGCGTCGGGCGGGCGATCCGCGCCTCCGGGATCCCGCGCGACGAGCTGTTCGTCACCACCAAGGTCTGGAACGACGACCACGGGCGCGAGCGGGCGGCCGAGGCGATGCGCCGCAGCCTCGACCGGCTGGGCATGCCCGCGGTCGACCTGATCCTCATCCACTGGCCCGCCGCCGAGCGCGGCCTGTACGTCGAGACGTGGGAGGCGCTCGCCGCGGCGCGCGCGGACGGGCTGACCCGCTCCATCGGCGTCTCCAACTTCCTCGTGCCGCACCTCGAGGCGCTGGACGCGGCCGGGCTGCCCGCGCCCGCGGTGGACCAGATCGAGCTGCACCCGCGGCACCAGCAGCGCGCGACGACCGAGTACCTCGCCGAGCACGGGATCGCGGTGCAGGCCTGGAGCCCGCTCGCGCGCGGCGCCGTCGCCGACGCGCCCGTCGTGCGCGACGCGGCCCGCGCGCACGACCGCACGGACGCGCAGGTCGTGCTCCGATGGCACGTGCAGCGCGGCACGATCGTCTTCCCGAAGACCACGCGGCGCGAGCGGCTGGTCGAGAACGCGGACGTCTTCGACTTCGCGCTGACCGACGACGAGATGGCCGGGATCACCGCGCTCGAGGCCGCCGGACGCGTCGGCAGCCACCCCGACCAGGTGGTCTGA
- a CDS encoding thioredoxin domain-containing protein has product MPNRLADAVSPYLLSHADNPVEWRPWGEEAFAEARRRDVPVLVSVGYSTCHWCHVMARETFSDPALASRLNEGFVAIKVDREEHPEVDAALITAAGAFTDQLGWPLNVFTTPEGRTFHAGTYSPPEPRAGHPSFRQVLDAVADAWTTRRDQVEHGAGQLSAAIREASERGSVASPLPDAAALDRVAAELASFEDAEHGGFGSAPKFPVAPVVLLLDTLATAGALTPERATATAALVRRTLEAMAGSDLRDPVEGGFFRYSTRRDWSEPHYERMLYDNALLLDAYARAGDEEVAAGIVAFLMGTLRRASGGFASAQDSESTVGGRRVEGGYYALDAAGRAAEEPPAVDGKVLTGWNGLAIGALARAGRAFGRGEWIHVARAAADMLLQEHVRADGALVRASIDGRMSPAVATLEDHGMLADGLLALALATGEVGYAVRARGIVDALITTADAHPQPGAAGFRVPTGADPVLAGFGLDLAADPSEGAYPSGLTAAASAARVLGQLTADPRYERAARAALATVAAGGASRPIAFGGALEQAAAIEAGGRQLVVVVPDGADAAGDPLADLARGRIRPPRVSLVVTGTAARAWAAAGFELLADRAAGSTATAYLCADFVCRLPVTTADALRAQLADAA; this is encoded by the coding sequence ATGCCCAACCGCCTCGCCGACGCCGTCAGCCCGTACCTCCTCAGCCACGCGGACAACCCGGTCGAATGGCGGCCGTGGGGCGAAGAGGCGTTCGCCGAGGCCCGCCGCCGCGACGTGCCGGTGCTCGTCTCGGTCGGCTACTCGACCTGCCACTGGTGCCACGTCATGGCGCGCGAGACGTTCTCGGATCCGGCGCTCGCCTCGCGTCTGAACGAGGGGTTCGTCGCGATCAAGGTCGACCGCGAGGAGCATCCGGAGGTCGATGCGGCGCTGATCACGGCGGCCGGCGCCTTCACGGATCAGCTCGGCTGGCCGCTCAACGTGTTCACGACGCCCGAGGGCCGCACGTTCCACGCGGGCACCTACTCGCCGCCCGAGCCGCGCGCCGGGCACCCCTCGTTCCGGCAGGTGCTCGACGCGGTCGCCGACGCCTGGACCACGCGGCGCGACCAGGTCGAGCATGGCGCGGGGCAGCTGAGCGCCGCGATCCGCGAGGCCTCCGAGCGCGGATCCGTCGCGTCGCCGCTGCCCGACGCCGCCGCGCTCGACCGGGTCGCCGCCGAGCTCGCCTCGTTCGAGGACGCGGAGCACGGCGGGTTCGGATCCGCGCCCAAGTTCCCCGTCGCGCCCGTGGTGCTGCTGCTCGACACGCTCGCGACCGCCGGCGCGCTCACGCCCGAGCGCGCGACGGCGACCGCCGCGCTCGTGCGCCGCACGCTCGAGGCGATGGCCGGATCCGACCTGCGCGATCCCGTGGAGGGCGGCTTCTTCCGCTACTCCACGCGCCGAGACTGGTCCGAGCCGCACTACGAGCGGATGCTCTACGACAACGCCCTGCTCCTCGACGCCTACGCGCGCGCCGGGGACGAGGAGGTCGCCGCGGGCATCGTCGCCTTCCTCATGGGGACCCTGCGGCGCGCGTCCGGCGGGTTCGCATCGGCGCAGGACTCGGAGAGCACGGTCGGCGGGCGTCGCGTCGAGGGCGGGTACTACGCGCTCGACGCCGCCGGGCGCGCGGCCGAGGAGCCGCCGGCCGTCGACGGCAAGGTGCTCACCGGCTGGAACGGGCTCGCGATCGGCGCGCTCGCCCGGGCGGGCCGCGCGTTCGGACGCGGGGAGTGGATCCACGTGGCCCGTGCCGCCGCCGACATGCTGCTCCAGGAGCACGTGCGCGCCGACGGGGCGCTCGTGCGCGCCTCGATCGACGGTCGCATGTCGCCCGCGGTCGCGACGCTCGAGGACCACGGGATGCTCGCCGACGGGCTCCTCGCGCTGGCGCTCGCGACGGGCGAGGTCGGCTACGCGGTGCGGGCGCGAGGGATCGTGGACGCGCTGATCACCACGGCGGACGCCCACCCGCAGCCGGGCGCCGCGGGGTTCCGGGTGCCGACGGGCGCGGATCCGGTGCTCGCGGGCTTCGGCCTCGACCTCGCGGCCGACCCCTCCGAGGGCGCCTACCCCTCGGGCCTCACGGCGGCGGCGTCGGCCGCGCGCGTGCTCGGGCAGCTGACAGCGGATCCGCGCTACGAGCGGGCGGCTCGCGCCGCGCTCGCGACGGTCGCCGCGGGCGGCGCGAGCCGGCCGATCGCGTTCGGCGGCGCGCTCGAGCAGGCGGCGGCGATCGAGGCGGGCGGGCGGCAGCTCGTCGTGGTCGTGCCGGACGGCGCCGACGCGGCGGGCGACCCGCTCGCGGACCTCGCGCGCGGCCGCATCCGCCCGCCGCGCGTGTCGCTCGTCGTCACGGGGACGGCGGCCCGCGCGTGGGCCGCCGCGGGCTTCGAGCTGCTCGCGGACCGCGCCGCGGGATCCACCGCCACCGCCTACCTGTGCGCCGACTTCGTCTGCCGCCTCCCGGTGACCACGGCCGACGCGCTGCGGGCGCAGCTGGCCGACGCGGCCTGA
- a CDS encoding glycoside hydrolase family 43 protein: MISRSNSTTGPGRSSWRRRLATIAASVALLGAFVAAVPQSAPAEAAAANSAYVMAYFKESPNGSGNSYNVHLAVSKDALEWTALNDNNPILVPTLGTKGIRDPFVYRLQDGSWVMMATDLKNENFTAANPSLHIWTSPDLINWSGDRLLNINSANPNSFTWAPSIFWDPARAKYGITFSANPTGGPFGTILVAYTSDFVTTTTPVTFFDNNGQGGVIDSDVQTDINGVNYLYYRSPAPNETGLMGARSSSLTPGSFTTYTSGLYQGGCVEAPTVVRSLADPNAWWLWGDNYCPNNKFNVWQGSVTTGSWTPLSQRNFTAPLGSKHNSIQPITSTEYTGLIGKYGVSNSTRLKSSNFPDRYVRHQGGAARIDPLPFDPQQDSQWKIVPGLADANAVSFESVNFPGQYLRHSNFAVVLRANDGSAGFAADATFKKVAGLSDSSWSSFQSYNYPTRYLRHRDFSLRIDPVSSAEYGDATFRLVP, encoded by the coding sequence ATGATATCCAGATCGAACTCCACTACCGGCCCCGGCCGGAGCTCCTGGCGACGCCGCCTGGCAACCATCGCGGCATCGGTCGCCCTGCTGGGAGCCTTCGTTGCGGCGGTACCCCAGTCGGCGCCGGCAGAAGCGGCCGCGGCGAACAGCGCCTACGTCATGGCCTACTTCAAAGAGAGCCCCAACGGCTCCGGCAACTCCTACAACGTCCACCTCGCCGTGAGCAAGGATGCGCTCGAATGGACGGCACTCAACGACAACAACCCGATCCTCGTTCCGACACTCGGCACGAAGGGAATCCGGGACCCATTCGTCTATCGGCTCCAGGACGGCAGCTGGGTGATGATGGCGACTGACCTCAAGAACGAGAACTTCACAGCGGCCAACCCCTCGCTTCACATCTGGACCTCACCCGACCTGATCAACTGGTCAGGCGACCGGCTGCTCAACATCAACAGCGCAAACCCCAACTCCTTCACGTGGGCCCCCTCTATCTTCTGGGACCCAGCACGCGCGAAGTACGGCATCACATTCAGCGCCAACCCCACGGGCGGTCCGTTCGGAACGATCCTCGTCGCCTACACGTCGGACTTCGTCACAACGACGACACCCGTGACGTTCTTCGACAACAACGGCCAAGGTGGTGTCATCGACTCTGACGTGCAGACGGACATCAACGGAGTGAACTACCTGTACTACCGTTCCCCCGCTCCCAACGAGACCGGCCTCATGGGCGCCCGCTCGTCCTCACTCACCCCCGGCTCGTTCACTACCTACACGAGCGGCCTCTACCAGGGTGGCTGTGTTGAAGCGCCCACAGTCGTCCGTTCGTTGGCGGACCCCAATGCGTGGTGGCTGTGGGGCGACAACTACTGCCCGAACAACAAGTTCAACGTCTGGCAGGGGAGCGTCACGACCGGATCGTGGACGCCGCTCAGCCAGCGGAACTTCACGGCTCCACTCGGCTCCAAGCACAACAGCATCCAGCCCATCACGTCGACGGAGTACACCGGGTTGATCGGCAAGTACGGCGTGAGCAACTCGACGCGACTCAAATCGTCCAACTTCCCTGACCGGTACGTACGCCACCAGGGCGGGGCAGCGCGCATCGATCCGCTTCCCTTCGATCCCCAGCAGGACTCGCAGTGGAAGATCGTTCCCGGTCTGGCCGACGCGAACGCCGTCTCCTTCGAGTCGGTCAACTTCCCCGGACAGTACCTCAGGCACTCGAACTTCGCCGTCGTTCTCAGGGCCAATGACGGAAGCGCCGGCTTCGCAGCGGACGCGACGTTCAAGAAGGTCGCCGGTCTTTCTGACTCGTCCTGGTCTTCGTTCCAGAGCTACAACTACCCCACCAGATACCTGAGACACAGGGACTTCTCGCTGCGGATCGACCCAGTGTCCAGTGCCGAGTACGGAGATGCAACCTTCCGGCTCGTCCCCTGA
- a CDS encoding discoidin domain-containing protein — MRSSSVLSALAATALVAAVITGGSAEAHAATAAGDTGFTAVDIPARADIVVHQVTIALVAPQGTTPSFDAAAARRSVELVDQFYARETGGAIRFQLERIIDWQAVDEPIDCSNTGGLHDWIKRKTGWQPGPARHLVAMVPPGPPCPNWANGEQRGDPDDGGLTFQGGPDAYLLAHELGHNLSLPHAFSVQCATTWDYSPTSGDCPRLEYGNRTDVMGASWAFLPLSAPSLARLGTLSDTRSPVCGAPRTTRLKSLGAGPGTQRALRWTDPQDSSVAYWVQYNDRADATSDGGAYTSPSRAIRNVSGVQVLRSNPIQPYGGDLLERPGDASEANEFAIAGETVTLNSGMSVRVDAIDEVAHEATVTVTVPCTEYTGDITRFAVTSASTSSPWAGPQGAVDGNPSTYWGTWPSAGTQTLELRWPQTVTVDRIASQFAADAADSQNQGLIPSRSWRAESYDAASGTWRAIADTTPTTATRTRDTLNAITFPAVTTDRIRLVYEAWGTRDYAGSTGVSAVEVRGVAPVDALVASGTAATMTVGSTSDLVRSVDVMDRTGQKLAGRRVAFDITGPATFANGARTASAVSGATGTAVMPQVTAQSTPGPVAITASVDGRRTSLAPMSVVATAATPAPAPSPSPSPSTGSASTSASVAVVDGRAVLKVRARNATASPATISIVTPYGRTTVVGVASGASVERAFSTGRKTVKNGVATVTTITGSARTTTSVPFAGV; from the coding sequence ATGCGATCGAGCTCCGTCCTGTCCGCTCTCGCTGCCACGGCCCTCGTGGCGGCCGTCATCACCGGAGGGAGCGCGGAAGCACACGCGGCCACTGCCGCCGGGGACACGGGCTTCACCGCTGTCGACATCCCCGCGCGCGCCGACATCGTCGTGCACCAGGTGACGATCGCCCTGGTCGCGCCCCAGGGGACCACCCCGTCGTTCGACGCCGCGGCAGCCCGTCGATCGGTCGAGCTCGTCGACCAGTTCTACGCGCGGGAGACCGGGGGCGCCATCCGGTTCCAGCTGGAGCGCATCATCGACTGGCAGGCCGTCGACGAACCCATCGACTGCTCGAACACGGGTGGCCTGCACGACTGGATCAAGCGCAAGACGGGCTGGCAGCCCGGCCCGGCACGGCATCTGGTCGCGATGGTCCCGCCGGGGCCGCCGTGCCCGAACTGGGCCAACGGCGAGCAGCGCGGAGATCCGGACGATGGCGGCCTCACGTTCCAGGGCGGTCCGGACGCGTACCTCCTCGCCCACGAGCTCGGCCACAACCTGTCGCTGCCCCACGCCTTCAGCGTCCAGTGCGCCACCACGTGGGACTACTCCCCCACCAGCGGCGACTGCCCCCGCCTCGAGTACGGCAACCGCACGGACGTGATGGGCGCCTCGTGGGCGTTCCTTCCCTTGTCCGCACCGAGCCTCGCGCGTCTGGGAACGCTGTCGGACACCCGCTCGCCCGTGTGCGGCGCTCCCCGCACCACGAGGCTGAAGTCCCTCGGGGCGGGGCCCGGGACGCAACGCGCCCTGCGGTGGACGGATCCCCAGGACTCCTCCGTCGCCTACTGGGTGCAGTACAACGACCGCGCCGACGCCACCTCCGACGGCGGCGCCTACACCAGCCCCTCCCGGGCCATTCGGAACGTCTCCGGCGTCCAGGTGCTCCGCTCCAACCCCATCCAGCCCTACGGCGGCGATCTGCTCGAGCGCCCCGGAGACGCGTCGGAGGCCAACGAGTTCGCCATCGCCGGCGAGACCGTGACCCTGAACTCAGGCATGTCGGTGCGGGTCGACGCGATCGACGAGGTCGCCCACGAGGCGACCGTCACGGTGACGGTGCCCTGCACCGAGTACACGGGTGACATCACCCGGTTCGCGGTGACCAGCGCATCGACCTCCTCGCCGTGGGCTGGCCCGCAGGGCGCCGTCGACGGGAACCCGAGCACCTACTGGGGCACCTGGCCGTCCGCCGGCACGCAGACCCTCGAGCTCCGGTGGCCCCAGACCGTGACGGTGGACCGGATCGCCTCGCAGTTCGCCGCCGACGCCGCCGACAGCCAGAACCAGGGCCTCATCCCGTCCCGATCCTGGCGCGCCGAGTCCTACGACGCCGCCTCCGGGACCTGGCGGGCCATCGCCGACACGACGCCCACGACGGCGACGCGGACGCGGGACACCCTGAACGCGATCACGTTCCCGGCTGTCACGACGGACAGGATCCGCCTGGTCTACGAGGCGTGGGGCACTCGGGACTACGCGGGCTCCACCGGCGTGTCCGCGGTCGAGGTGCGCGGCGTGGCACCGGTGGACGCCCTCGTCGCCAGCGGGACAGCTGCGACGATGACCGTGGGTTCGACGTCGGATCTCGTCCGAAGCGTCGACGTCATGGACCGCACCGGTCAGAAGCTCGCCGGACGGCGGGTGGCGTTCGACATCACGGGACCCGCGACCTTCGCGAACGGCGCACGAACCGCCTCCGCGGTGTCCGGTGCCACCGGTACGGCCGTGATGCCGCAGGTGACCGCCCAGTCGACACCTGGTCCGGTCGCCATCACCGCGTCCGTCGACGGAAGACGCACCTCCCTCGCGCCCATGTCCGTCGTCGCGACAGCCGCGACTCCTGCTCCTGCTCCGTCTCCGTCTCCGTCTCCGTCGACGGGTTCCGCGTCGACATCCGCGTCCGTGGCGGTGGTCGACGGCCGAGCCGTCCTGAAGGTCCGCGCGAGGAATGCCACCGCCAGCCCGGCGACCATCTCGATCGTGACGCCCTACGGCCGGACGACGGTCGTCGGCGTAGCTTCAGGAGCGTCTGTCGAGAGAGCCTTCTCCACGGGCCGGAAGACGGTCAAGAACGGCGTCGCGACCGTCACGACCATCACGGGGTCTGCGCGCACCACGACCTCCGTCCCGTTCGCCGGGGTCTGA
- a CDS encoding GntR family transcriptional regulator, whose product MIRIDPSSALPPYEQIRVQIADRVRAGKLPANQRLPTVRQLAADLQVAPGTVGKAYALLESEGLLVTNRSKGTRVAAGHHHAATVQEAAQRYVATVAGVDLEQALGAIRAAWATRSDP is encoded by the coding sequence GTGATCCGCATCGACCCGAGCAGCGCCCTGCCTCCTTACGAACAGATTCGTGTGCAGATCGCGGACCGCGTTCGGGCGGGCAAGTTACCTGCAAACCAGCGCCTGCCAACCGTCCGTCAGCTCGCAGCGGACCTGCAAGTCGCCCCCGGGACAGTCGGCAAGGCATACGCGCTCCTTGAGTCAGAAGGGCTCCTTGTCACCAACCGCTCGAAAGGCACGCGCGTGGCCGCTGGCCACCACCACGCCGCCACGGTCCAGGAAGCAGCGCAGCGATACGTCGCGACGGTCGCGGGAGTCGATCTAGAGCAAGCGCTCGGCGCGATCCGAGCCGCATGGGCAACACGATCAGATCCATAA
- a CDS encoding magnesium and cobalt transport protein CorA, which produces MSVMSQHRIRTRLKSVVSRGVAPLGGHAGGASRARAEREDPAEQSGARRPSLVDNGVYVDGCRVASPATLADTFRELDERPDAMAWIGLYRPTVEELQALAEEFDLHELAVEDAVQAHQRPKTERYSSTLFTVLRAARYVDDREEVEFGELHVFLGRNFVITVRHAESPDLSAIRTRMQERPELLTHGPQSVLYAILDAVVDGYAPVVTGLANDIDEIEDQVFDGDPAVSRRIYELSREVIDFQRAVRPLGGMLQQLQAGSGKYEVSEDLQQALRDVADHVIVVNERVEEFRVLLRDILTVNSTLVGQRQNEEMRELSESSNRQSVETRKISGWAAILFAPTLVSSVYGMNFDIMPELHWDWGYPFSLVLMLGVSGVLYGIFRKRDWI; this is translated from the coding sequence GTGTCCGTCATGTCCCAGCACCGCATCCGCACGCGCCTCAAGTCCGTGGTCTCCCGGGGCGTCGCGCCCCTCGGTGGGCATGCGGGCGGCGCGTCGCGGGCGCGGGCCGAGCGGGAGGATCCCGCGGAGCAGTCGGGCGCGCGCCGCCCGAGCCTCGTCGACAACGGCGTCTACGTCGACGGCTGCCGCGTCGCATCGCCCGCCACGCTCGCCGACACATTCCGCGAGCTCGACGAGCGGCCCGACGCGATGGCGTGGATCGGCCTCTACCGCCCCACGGTCGAGGAGCTGCAGGCGCTCGCCGAGGAGTTCGACCTGCACGAGCTCGCGGTGGAGGACGCGGTGCAGGCCCACCAGCGCCCCAAGACGGAGCGGTACAGCTCCACGCTCTTCACCGTGCTGCGCGCGGCCCGCTACGTGGACGACCGCGAGGAGGTGGAGTTCGGCGAGCTGCACGTGTTCCTCGGCCGCAACTTCGTGATCACCGTCCGGCACGCCGAGTCGCCCGACCTCTCGGCCATCCGCACGCGCATGCAGGAGCGGCCCGAGCTCCTCACCCACGGGCCGCAGTCGGTGCTGTACGCGATCCTCGACGCGGTCGTCGACGGGTACGCGCCCGTCGTCACGGGCCTCGCCAACGACATCGACGAGATCGAGGACCAGGTGTTCGACGGGGATCCGGCCGTGTCCCGCCGCATCTACGAGCTCTCCCGCGAGGTCATCGACTTCCAGCGCGCGGTGCGCCCGCTCGGCGGCATGCTGCAGCAGCTGCAGGCGGGATCCGGCAAGTACGAGGTGAGCGAGGACCTGCAGCAGGCGCTCCGCGACGTGGCCGACCACGTCATCGTCGTGAACGAGCGGGTGGAGGAGTTCCGTGTGCTGCTGCGCGACATCCTCACCGTGAACTCGACGCTCGTCGGCCAGCGCCAGAACGAGGAGATGCGCGAGCTCAGCGAGTCGAGCAACCGGCAGAGCGTGGAGACCCGCAAGATCTCCGGCTGGGCGGCCATCCTCTTCGCGCCCACGCTCGTCTCGAGCGTCTACGGCATGAACTTCGACATCATGCCGGAGCTGCACTGGGACTGGGGCTACCCCTTCTCCCTCGTGCTGATGCTCGGCGTCAGCGGCGTGCTCTACGGGATCTTCCGCAAGCGCGACTGGATCTGA
- a CDS encoding SdpI family protein — translation MGVPALLLAVAALLILGTTQLAAWGLLKRNGWIGIRTRPLMASDEAWRAGHVAALPALRSTCLPVAIGGVIGGIAAGAGMNSVASWGGLLLVGGIVWSTFRAGQAAKRVARRQEAERQDAERYGPPRIRRD, via the coding sequence ATGGGAGTCCCCGCGCTGCTGCTCGCCGTCGCGGCGTTGCTGATCCTCGGCACCACGCAGCTCGCGGCCTGGGGGCTCCTCAAGCGCAACGGCTGGATCGGGATCCGCACGCGCCCCCTCATGGCGAGCGACGAGGCCTGGCGGGCCGGGCACGTCGCTGCCCTCCCCGCGCTCCGCAGCACGTGCCTGCCCGTCGCGATCGGCGGCGTCATCGGCGGGATCGCGGCGGGCGCCGGCATGAACAGCGTCGCGAGCTGGGGCGGGCTGCTGCTGGTGGGCGGGATCGTCTGGAGCACGTTCCGCGCGGGGCAGGCGGCCAAGCGGGTCGCCCGCCGGCAGGAGGCCGAGCGTCAGGACGCCGAGCGGTACGGACCGCCGCGGATCCGGCGCGACTAG
- a CDS encoding long-chain-fatty-acid--CoA ligase — translation MSSDTPLLADDHPTTTGFASVSVAAILAESAERHADRVAVVVGDVPTTYRELWDQTRAYAGALAARGVGEGTRVAMLIPNVADFPRVYYAVLALGGVVVPVHALLKSEEIAYVLRDSGSALLVCAGPLLEQGAKGAALAEVPVISVLVPAATEGGPDRLEELAQAATPIRTYVPRRPSDTATILYTSGTTGQPKGAEGSHLALVMQVDVLILDTFDLRAGDRILGCLPLFHTFGQTCTMNASFRAGATIVMVPRFDGDTALALMVEHETQVFMGVPTMYFALLAAAARNPARPVLRYAISGGAAIPVAVIDAFREQFDAEIHEGYGLTETSPVASFNHVGVPARPGTVGKPIWGVQIEIADPEHEDRVELVERGVLGEIVIRGHNLMNGYLHRPEDTARAVVNGWFRSGDLGTIDEDGYIRVVDRTKDMILRNGYNVYPREVEEVLARHEAVAQCAVFGVPHEEHGQEIVAAIVPKADATVDAAEVVAYMKERIASYKYPRRVEVVEALPLGPSGKILKRALVERFGA, via the coding sequence ATGAGCTCCGACACGCCCCTCCTCGCCGACGACCACCCGACGACCACCGGGTTCGCCTCGGTCTCGGTCGCCGCGATCCTCGCCGAGTCGGCTGAGCGGCACGCCGATCGCGTCGCCGTGGTCGTCGGCGACGTCCCCACCACCTACCGCGAGCTCTGGGACCAGACGCGCGCCTACGCGGGCGCCCTCGCCGCGCGCGGTGTGGGGGAGGGCACGCGCGTCGCGATGCTCATCCCGAACGTCGCCGACTTCCCGCGCGTGTACTACGCGGTGCTCGCGCTCGGCGGCGTGGTCGTGCCCGTGCATGCGCTGCTGAAGAGCGAGGAGATCGCGTACGTGCTGCGCGACTCCGGATCCGCCCTCCTCGTCTGCGCCGGCCCTCTGCTCGAGCAGGGCGCGAAGGGCGCGGCGCTCGCCGAGGTGCCGGTGATCAGCGTGCTCGTGCCGGCCGCCACCGAGGGCGGGCCCGACCGGCTGGAGGAGCTCGCGCAGGCCGCGACGCCCATCCGCACCTACGTGCCGCGTCGGCCGTCCGACACCGCGACGATCCTCTACACGTCCGGCACCACCGGCCAGCCGAAGGGCGCGGAGGGCAGCCACCTCGCGCTCGTGATGCAGGTCGACGTGCTCATCCTCGACACCTTCGACCTGCGCGCCGGCGACCGGATCCTCGGCTGCCTGCCCCTGTTCCACACCTTCGGGCAGACCTGCACCATGAACGCGTCGTTCCGGGCGGGCGCCACGATCGTGATGGTGCCGCGCTTCGACGGCGACACCGCCCTCGCGCTCATGGTCGAGCACGAGACGCAGGTGTTCATGGGCGTGCCCACCATGTACTTCGCCCTGCTCGCGGCCGCCGCCAGGAACCCCGCGCGCCCGGTCCTCCGCTACGCCATCTCGGGCGGCGCCGCGATCCCCGTGGCCGTCATCGACGCGTTCCGCGAGCAGTTCGACGCCGAGATCCACGAGGGCTACGGCCTCACCGAGACCTCGCCCGTCGCGTCGTTCAACCACGTCGGCGTACCGGCGCGGCCCGGCACCGTCGGGAAGCCGATCTGGGGCGTGCAGATCGAGATCGCCGACCCCGAGCACGAGGACCGCGTGGAGCTCGTGGAGCGGGGCGTGCTCGGCGAGATCGTGATCCGCGGCCACAACCTCATGAACGGCTACCTGCACCGCCCCGAGGACACGGCCCGCGCGGTCGTCAACGGCTGGTTCCGCTCCGGTGACCTCGGCACCATCGACGAGGACGGCTACATCCGCGTGGTCGACCGGACGAAGGACATGATCCTGCGCAACGGCTACAACGTGTACCCGCGCGAGGTCGAGGAGGTGCTCGCCCGGCACGAGGCCGTCGCGCAGTGCGCCGTGTTCGGCGTGCCGCACGAGGAGCACGGGCAGGAGATCGTCGCGGCGATCGTGCCGAAGGCGGACGCCACGGTCGACGCGGCGGAGGTCGTCGCGTACATGAAGGAGCGCATCGCCTCCTACAAGTACCCGCGGCGGGTCGAGGTGGTCGAGGCGCTGCCGCTCGGGCCGAGCGGCAAGATCCTCAAGCGGGCGCTCGTCGAGCGGTTCGGCGCGTGA